The window cttccttattgaaaaagggaCAAACATGTTGAAGCATTTTAAATATTTTCCGCCCTACAAAATAACATTTGCACATAAAGTGTTTCTCCCCGATTTCCATTAATAGAAACAAAGTGGCCTAGCGGCCATCGTAGAAGCACACCGGACTAGATTCGTCCAGCCACCACCAGCTTCACCAACGCCGCCGCCGAGTGCCGCCTAACGAAGACATCCACTCAAGCCCTCATCTCCTTCTCCTACCCCAGCGGCCCTCCGAGACCTCCAAGCCTTCCCCAACAAACTGCCCCTAAACCGCACCTCCTCCCATCGTCGCCGCAGCATAGGCTTTGCCTCGACCACGAGAGGGGTTGGCGTCCAGTGGCGGCTAGAGCTTCGTGATCATCTTCCTTGTCACCTCTCTCAGAAAACGTTTGGTGCATATGTTGTTGCGCTGAAAAAACTTAAATGCAAATATCTAAAATGTTGTTTTGATATTGTAAACTTGAAAGAACCCCTTACTGGAAGAGAGATGTCGTGTGTTTAACTCTATCTTGAGCATTTGAATTCAAAATTTTTAGGTTTAATAATGTAAACTTGTTTGCTCGGTATAGGTGTTTATTGTGGGGGGCAAGAAACTCGGTTACCAGGCGGTAATTGAATTACCGCCCGGTAACCAGAACCTTCGGCCATCTATGAAGAATGTACCTTTCTTTGTCATAACTTCACACGTGTAATTTTTAGTCATTGTTCTAGAAGGGCCAAGAGGGAACACATGTTTGTTGGTTTTTTTCGGGGTTAAAAGGGATTACATAGCTCAAGGTGGAGAAACATCTTCCATACAGAGTGCAGGTACATTAGCAAGGCCTAATCCGAGCCGAATTGCCATTCTTGCTTCTACTCGACTGAAAGAAGCTAAGCTATGACTGACGACATGTTTTAGCTAAACACTTTGACGACAATGTCGTATAAAATTTCTAGTTTTAATCCGTCCTGTGGTCGCTGACAATGTAACCATTGTGCCCGATTAATATACTTCGCCGTGATGGTTTTACCTCAAGAAAAAAAAACATTGTGAGAATTGTGCAAATAGAAAAGAAGATTTTAATTCTCACAAAAAAAGATTTTAATTGGATGGCTGtcatttttcttttgtttttcggAGAGGAGATTGAAACCCCGGGCCTCTACATCAAGCGACGGCGGTTGTCATCTGTGCAACTATCTTTTCTTAGCCAACATCACCCCGTGAATAAGTAAATATATAGATGTCAGTGGGCTAAACCACATATATAAGAACAAAAATACGTAAAGCAGTAAAGTATAAAGAGTCCTCTCaatcaaaaaaagaaaaagtaaaGCATATAGAGGAACGAACCTCACTGCACTCGCTCGGAGTAAAGGGGCACTGGAATGGGGGAACAAAAGCCCTCAAATTCGCGCTTTACTCCTCAAATTTCGACTATCTGCATATCCATCCATCCCACAGTTCTCCTGAACCAGTACGAATAGTCTGCACCCATGGATTCCATCAAGATTAACCTCGCCGTCGACAAGTCGCGCAACCGCGTGCTGTTCGCCGACGCGGGCTCCGACTTGGTCGACGTCGTCCTCAGCTTCCTCACGCTTCCGCTGTCCGCGATCCAGTTCTGCGTGGCGCCGTCGCCGGGGTGCCTCTCCAACCTCTGCGACAGCGTCAGACGCCTCGCGGGAGGCAAGCTGCTTAAGGTTGACGCCTGCCATGGCATGCTTCTCACGCCGTCGACCGCCCATGAGTTTGGTGGCCGGTACGTATCTTCTCTTCTCTTGCGAGACGAATTAATGCATGCATGATGATCTAGTTTTAGCCCGATTTCTTGACCTTGAATTCTTGATTTAGTTCTATTATTGAAACTTACCTTAGTGTTCTCAGGCTCAGGTACAATCTTTGCTTCGCCCACGATGCGTCCGTCAAGAGCCAGCCGAACCTGAAGGTGAACGGCAATCTCTGTAGCTGTTGGAAAGTCATGGACAGACTTGCGCGTGCGTACAGTGGGGCAAGCTCTTCGCCCGGTAAGTTCGTGAGGTGCAAAGAACGGTTTGTGATCAGCGATGACTGGACGATCACGCCGGCATGCACTTCGCTGATTCACAGGTTCAGCTCTGAATCTGAGGCCGCCTTCCCCGGGTTTGAGGAGGTGGAAGTGTGTGTCAGCTGGCCCAAGGTAGCACAATTTACTCCTAGAGGTTGAAGCATTTTCTCTACTCTAGTAACAACTTAACTTGGATTATTCTGTATAACTTTAGGTTATATCCTTGCTGAAGGCCTCTCTGTCGTCGGATACCATATTCACCGATGTTTTTCTACCCATGGGAACCGGTGGTCAGGATGCTCGTGCCACTATGAAACCGAGCATCAACCAGAAAATCGCGGTAACTCTCTATGAAGACCCGGGAACTTCATCAGAATTCAAGACCAAGTTTTTTTACGACGCCAAGGAGAAGAAGGTCATGTATGCTGAATGCAAGCATGATTTCGTGGATCTGCTTCTCGGTTTCTTGGCTTACCCACTGGGCTGTGTGATCAAGAACATGAACGACAGTGGCCTCGCCTCTCCTCTCGGCACCGGCGGCATGGCCAATCTGTACGCCAGCGTCGTCGAGCTCGACGCGGCAGGCTTCATAGCAGGTGGGTACCCCGCTGAGACGTTGCTGAATCCA is drawn from Aegilops tauschii subsp. strangulata cultivar AL8/78 chromosome 1, Aet v6.0, whole genome shotgun sequence and contains these coding sequences:
- the LOC109753146 gene encoding uncharacterized protein isoform X2 yields the protein MDSIKINLAVDKSRNRVLFADAGSDLVDVVLSFLTLPLSAIQFCVAPSPGCLSNLCDSVRRLAGGKLLKVDACHGMLLTPSTAHEFGGRLRYNLCFAHDASVKSQPNLKVNGNLCSCWKVMDRLARAYSGASSSPGKFVRCKERFVISDDWTITPACTSLIHRFSSESEAAFPGFEEVEVCVSWPKVISLLKASLSSDTIFTDVFLPMGTGGQDARATMKPSINQKIAVTLYEDPGTSSEFKTKFFYDAKEKKVMYAECKHDFVDLLLGFLAYPLGCVIKNMNDSGLASPLGTGGMANLYASVVELDAAGFIAGGYPAETLLNPPLSPFCRHPDCSAPKKDAVEPKNFMGLVSHSSCVGCCYDLVEDRKYVVDDDLLVHQASAMSVTKHWRGRDKANVVEMDIDITKQEAVVLLRAMLTSKTPLTDVFIGRLEEHST
- the LOC109753146 gene encoding uncharacterized protein isoform X1, which codes for MDSIKINLAVDKSRNRVLFADAGSDLVDVVLSFLTLPLSAIQFCVAPSPGCLSNLCDSVRRLAGGKLLKVDACHGMLLTPSTAHEFGGRVLRLRYNLCFAHDASVKSQPNLKVNGNLCSCWKVMDRLARAYSGASSSPGKFVRCKERFVISDDWTITPACTSLIHRFSSESEAAFPGFEEVEVCVSWPKVISLLKASLSSDTIFTDVFLPMGTGGQDARATMKPSINQKIAVTLYEDPGTSSEFKTKFFYDAKEKKVMYAECKHDFVDLLLGFLAYPLGCVIKNMNDSGLASPLGTGGMANLYASVVELDAAGFIAGGYPAETLLNPPLSPFCRHPDCSAPKKDAVEPKNFMGLVSHSSCVGCCYDLVEDRKYVVDDDLLVHQASAMSVTKHWRGRDKANVVEMDIDITKQEAVVLLRAMLTSKTPLTDVFIGRLEEHST